One genomic window of Ilyobacter polytropus DSM 2926 includes the following:
- a CDS encoding DUF3870 domain-containing protein, whose product MENKVLVTGYSKIPGGIAGSDVYSVIGLSLLVDATTGKILEADTNLVISLARRHINDILVGEKITDLQALEYRFKSEYHGSARKALIVAMKICYDRYLKAIENRKNLEEKN is encoded by the coding sequence ATGGAAAATAAAGTTTTGGTTACAGGATATTCAAAAATTCCGGGGGGAATTGCAGGTTCTGACGTTTATTCAGTTATAGGCTTAAGTTTATTGGTAGATGCTACCACCGGAAAGATCTTAGAAGCTGACACCAATCTGGTTATTTCGTTGGCAAGACGGCATATTAATGACATTCTTGTGGGAGAAAAGATAACAGACCTTCAAGCTCTAGAGTACCGGTTTAAAAGCGAATATCATGGTTCTGCAAGAAAGGCTCTTATTGTCGCAATGAAAATATGCTATGACAGATATCTAAAGGCTATTGAAAACAGAAAGAATTTAGAAGAAAAAAATTAA
- a CDS encoding branched-chain amino acid aminotransferase gives MNKEIDWKELGFSYIKADYSFVAYYKDGKWDDGNLVTDDKITISQASPCLHYGQQCFEGLKAYRHKNGEICMFRPDENSKRMNISCERILMPTIPEEFFIESCKRVVKANERFVPPYGSGATLYIRPYIIGVGDNIGVSPAKEYIFGIFVMPVGPYFKGGMSPVNFITTEYDRAAPMGTGSVKVGGNYAGSLMPHEEAVKKGYADCIYLDPATHTKIEEVGAANFFGITKDNVFVTPKSPSILQSITRKSLVYIAENYMGMKVEQRDVPIDSIDEFIEAGACGTAAVISPIGAVSHKGKKHVFYSETEVGEVTKKLYNTLTGIQTGDVEAPEGWIEKVNL, from the coding sequence ATGAATAAAGAGATTGACTGGAAAGAATTGGGGTTTAGCTATATCAAGGCAGACTATAGTTTTGTAGCTTACTACAAGGACGGGAAATGGGATGATGGAAATCTTGTAACAGATGATAAGATAACTATAAGTCAGGCTTCTCCATGTCTTCATTATGGACAGCAGTGTTTTGAGGGACTAAAGGCTTACAGGCATAAAAATGGGGAAATATGCATGTTTAGACCTGATGAAAACTCAAAAAGAATGAATATAAGCTGTGAAAGAATTCTTATGCCTACAATACCAGAAGAATTTTTTATAGAGTCATGTAAGAGAGTGGTAAAGGCAAATGAAAGATTTGTTCCTCCATATGGAAGCGGAGCCACACTTTATATAAGACCTTATATTATAGGTGTAGGTGACAATATAGGGGTTTCTCCTGCTAAGGAATATATATTCGGAATTTTTGTAATGCCAGTGGGACCTTATTTCAAAGGTGGAATGAGTCCGGTTAATTTCATAACTACAGAATATGACAGAGCTGCTCCTATGGGAACAGGTTCTGTAAAAGTCGGAGGGAATTACGCAGGAAGTTTGATGCCACATGAGGAAGCAGTAAAAAAGGGGTATGCTGACTGTATATATCTAGATCCTGCCACACATACAAAAATTGAAGAGGTTGGGGCAGCTAATTTCTTTGGGATTACAAAGGACAATGTTTTTGTAACACCGAAGTCACCTTCTATTTTACAAAGTATTACAAGAAAATCATTGGTATACATTGCAGAAAATTATATGGGAATGAAGGTAGAGCAAAGAGATGTACCTATAGACAGTATAGATGAGTTTATCGAAGCCGGTGCATGTGGAACGGCAGCAGTTATATCTCCTATCGGAGCAGTAAGTCACAAAGGGAAAAAACATGTTTTCTACAGTGAAACTGAAGTTGGAGAGGTTACAAAGAAATTATATAACACTCTTACAGGAATACAAACTGGAGATGTCGAAGCTCCTGAAGGTTGGATAGAAAAGGTAAATTTATAA